In Candidatus Cohnella colombiensis, one DNA window encodes the following:
- a CDS encoding RidA family protein: MTRQQVFTGSPWEPIVGYCRAIRVGDRIEVAGTTAMKDGDVVGEGSPYEQTRYVLETIEKALAELGASLSHVVRTRMFVTDIAKWEEFGKAHGEFFRNIQPVATMVEVKALIDPRLLVEIEVEAIVD, from the coding sequence TTGACAAGACAACAAGTATTCACGGGATCGCCTTGGGAGCCGATCGTGGGGTATTGTAGAGCGATTCGTGTTGGCGATCGTATCGAGGTTGCGGGAACGACTGCGATGAAAGATGGCGATGTCGTGGGTGAAGGTAGCCCCTATGAGCAAACTCGATACGTGCTTGAGACGATAGAGAAGGCATTAGCTGAGTTAGGTGCAAGCCTCTCGCATGTGGTGAGAACGAGAATGTTCGTAACGGATATTGCAAAGTGGGAAGAGTTCGGCAAGGCGCATGGTGAGTTCTTCCGCAACATCCAACCTGTTGCCACAATGGTCGAGGTCAAAGCGCTGATCGATCCGCGATTGCTCGTAGAGATTGAAGTTGAGGCGATCGTAGATTAA
- a CDS encoding DUF4386 family protein: MHHLQRTGGLSALINAAAYLAGLVIVFTVLAPVLDAEPMEYLSQIEENKTLLIIWHVIIYLVAGVFMVPLILALHDRFKEGMPALSQIATAIGVVWVATIISSGMVIIHNLDDIVGIYNKNPEQAETVWLAMSSVGEGLGGAIELPGGLWMALVSLAALRLRKLPVALGYLGIVVGGSGVLTTIPGLYSLGYVFGLGAILWFVWTGFVLLRK, encoded by the coding sequence ATGCATCATTTGCAAAGGACGGGCGGTTTGTCCGCATTAATCAATGCAGCGGCGTATTTAGCAGGGTTGGTGATTGTGTTTACGGTTCTTGCACCTGTATTGGACGCAGAGCCAATGGAATACCTGAGTCAAATAGAGGAAAATAAGACGCTACTGATAATTTGGCATGTCATTATTTATCTGGTAGCTGGTGTCTTCATGGTTCCTCTGATACTGGCTCTTCATGATAGATTTAAGGAGGGGATGCCCGCACTATCGCAAATTGCGACTGCCATCGGAGTGGTGTGGGTGGCCACGATCATTTCCAGTGGGATGGTTATTATTCATAATCTGGATGACATTGTCGGGATATACAACAAAAATCCAGAGCAGGCCGAAACGGTGTGGCTAGCGATGTCCTCCGTAGGGGAAGGCTTGGGCGGCGCCATCGAGCTGCCCGGCGGTTTATGGATGGCTTTGGTCAGTCTAGCGGCTTTGCGGCTGCGCAAGCTCCCGGTTGCGCTGGGATATTTGGGAATTGTTGTCGGCGGTTCGGGCGTTTTGACCACTATACCGGGTTTGTACAGCTTGGGTTATGTATTTGGTTTAGGCGCTATTTTATGGTTTGTATGGACAGGATTTGTTCTTCTTCGCAAATAA
- the araA gene encoding L-arabinose isomerase: MLQIKPYVFWFVTGSQHLYGPETLKEVAAHSTEIAQGLSADAANPYPIIFKPVVTTPEEIRKVCIEANSDELCAGIITWMHTFSPAKMWIAGLSELRKPLLHLHTQYNRDIPWDTIDMDFMNTNQAAHGDREYGFIGARMGIARKVVVGYWQDQQVRSRISAWERTSVAYAESRQLKVARFGDNMRQVAVTEGDKVEAQIKFGWAVNGYGVGDLVALVNAVTDEAVEQLLAEYEQQYEIVAAGRTPGKVRDAIAYQARIELALKSFLEEGGFTAFTTTFEDLHGLEQLPGLAVQRLMEQGYGFAGEGDWKTAALTRLVKIMAGGVDTSFMEDYTYHFEPGNELVLGAHMLEVCPTLAASKPRIEVHPLGIGGKADPARIVFDGKGGSAINVSVIDMGNRFRMIVNEVEGVAVEQPMPNLPVARVLWKPQPSLQLAAEAWILAGGAHHTVYSFVVTTEQMLDFAEIVGIECVVIDQHTNATQFRNELRWSQVAWR, encoded by the coding sequence ATGTTGCAGATTAAACCGTATGTATTTTGGTTCGTTACTGGAAGTCAGCATCTCTATGGGCCGGAGACGTTGAAGGAAGTTGCTGCGCATTCAACTGAAATTGCACAGGGATTAAGTGCGGACGCAGCGAACCCTTATCCGATTATTTTCAAGCCTGTCGTGACAACTCCTGAAGAAATTCGCAAAGTGTGTATCGAGGCTAACTCAGACGAGTTATGTGCCGGAATAATTACATGGATGCATACATTCTCGCCTGCAAAGATGTGGATCGCTGGATTGTCGGAATTGCGTAAGCCGTTGTTGCATTTGCATACGCAGTACAATCGCGATATTCCTTGGGATACGATTGATATGGATTTCATGAACACCAATCAGGCGGCACATGGTGATCGTGAATATGGATTTATCGGTGCACGTATGGGCATTGCACGTAAAGTTGTCGTTGGTTATTGGCAAGATCAGCAGGTTCGTTCGCGTATAAGCGCTTGGGAACGGACTTCGGTAGCTTATGCAGAGAGTCGTCAGCTGAAAGTGGCTCGCTTCGGTGATAATATGCGTCAAGTGGCGGTAACCGAGGGAGATAAAGTAGAAGCACAGATCAAGTTCGGGTGGGCAGTGAATGGTTACGGCGTAGGCGATCTCGTAGCGCTTGTAAACGCGGTTACGGATGAAGCTGTGGAGCAGCTTCTCGCAGAATATGAACAACAATATGAGATTGTGGCAGCGGGACGAACGCCAGGCAAGGTGCGTGATGCCATTGCTTACCAAGCGCGGATCGAGCTTGCGCTCAAATCGTTTCTTGAAGAAGGCGGGTTTACCGCATTTACGACGACGTTTGAGGATTTGCACGGTTTAGAGCAATTGCCGGGACTAGCTGTACAACGTTTAATGGAGCAAGGCTACGGCTTCGCGGGCGAAGGGGATTGGAAGACCGCTGCGCTGACAAGACTGGTGAAAATTATGGCAGGTGGCGTGGATACTTCGTTTATGGAGGATTACACGTACCATTTTGAACCGGGGAATGAGCTTGTACTTGGAGCACATATGCTAGAGGTATGCCCGACGCTTGCTGCTAGCAAGCCACGAATTGAAGTGCATCCACTTGGGATTGGCGGTAAGGCAGATCCGGCTCGCATCGTGTTTGATGGTAAAGGCGGATCGGCGATCAACGTATCTGTCATCGATATGGGCAATCGGTTCCGGATGATCGTGAATGAAGTGGAAGGGGTCGCGGTGGAGCAGCCAATGCCGAATTTGCCTGTTGCACGAGTGCTGTGGAAGCCACAACCTTCGCTACAATTAGCTGCTGAAGCATGGATACTTGCGGGCGGTGCTCACCACACAGTATATTCCTTCGTAGTAACGACCGAGCAAATGCTAGATTTCGCAGAAATTGTAGGCATCGAATGTGTGGTCATCGATCAACACACGAATGCAACTCAATTCCGCAACGAGTTACGTTGGAGTCAAGTCGCTTGGCGGTAA
- a CDS encoding DUF3160 domain-containing protein, which yields MKKFGIILLLSCIVLASCSSKDKNNNSSNTEQATLTPQPTASSKGNSNSNQKPLLKMNVEWASKSSFEKEKPAFSIPSYEAKVKPYKIQSNLANVENIGQFSGFTADQLKGLVENGFIVLPGRDTKMFYVYDDNEYSGIPNFVTSDSVLHTFHQFYDKSLMYVETSYLFDDLKLLTEQMLTHSIALYGVLQDDELKVLQQKNIVYFTVALLLLDPSSALIDKVDPDALKLAKQEIKLIKAQAGVTHSPLFNADFDYSQFKVRGHYTRSEKLGTYFKIMMWYGTGSLPFYNKDGSYNRQNTQQALLMSLTTFLQDEKETTGDAELWAKIYGPTGQFVGLSDDIQVFTLNQLRISVFGEEPDPDKFNDSGYDRELIKAIEALPEPQIQGKVTSANISTGKQFRFMGQRYTLDGDIMQDLMEPIVRPIPSGLDVMGVLGSNLAEDLLLNVYKPQERWADYPRKYKALENEVAKYPEQIWKSNLYNGWLWTIQSELKEYDTNSGMPMFMTNLAWKSKSLNAALGSYAELKHDTVLYGKQPAAEMGGAWEYVKQHYVEPNVELYTKLLYLTDYTLSLLEERDMGNSSIRYGAEQYETLLKFLITCSIKELRNEPLTDEENDRLLWYGGTIENIMNSFLIGVTEVSENMSPIELSHMLVSDVATILPNQNSAGGVLSLGTGTFDHIYVVVPINGKLMLSRGSVYSYYEFLSDTRLTDEEWWSLHGLNQKTEEYGPYFEITDPSPNLPKQPDWVKAFKFDRNLVAVEPLEVNWDQLNE from the coding sequence ATGAAAAAATTCGGAATTATACTATTGCTAAGCTGCATCGTGCTTGCTAGTTGCTCTAGCAAAGACAAAAACAACAATTCATCGAACACAGAGCAGGCTACATTAACACCACAACCAACCGCATCGAGCAAGGGCAATTCAAACTCAAATCAGAAACCACTTTTGAAGATGAATGTGGAGTGGGCATCTAAATCGTCTTTTGAGAAGGAAAAACCGGCTTTCTCTATTCCGTCATACGAAGCTAAAGTAAAACCTTATAAGATCCAAAGCAATCTAGCAAACGTAGAAAATATAGGCCAATTTTCTGGGTTTACAGCTGATCAGCTTAAGGGCCTAGTTGAAAATGGTTTCATCGTGCTTCCTGGTAGAGATACAAAAATGTTCTATGTTTATGATGACAATGAATATTCGGGAATACCGAATTTCGTCACTTCAGACTCTGTGCTACATACCTTTCATCAATTCTATGACAAGTCATTAATGTATGTGGAAACGAGCTATTTGTTCGACGATTTGAAGCTATTAACAGAGCAAATGCTAACCCATTCCATCGCCTTATATGGCGTGCTACAAGATGACGAGTTGAAAGTACTACAACAAAAAAATATCGTCTATTTCACAGTAGCTTTGCTGCTATTGGATCCATCTTCTGCATTAATAGATAAAGTTGATCCAGACGCGTTAAAGCTGGCGAAGCAGGAAATCAAGCTTATCAAAGCGCAAGCAGGGGTAACTCATTCACCGCTTTTTAATGCTGATTTTGACTATTCGCAGTTTAAGGTGAGAGGGCATTACACGAGAAGTGAAAAGCTAGGAACATACTTCAAGATCATGATGTGGTATGGAACAGGTTCATTACCTTTCTATAATAAAGACGGTTCATATAACCGTCAGAACACGCAACAAGCTTTGCTAATGTCACTTACGACTTTCCTCCAAGATGAGAAGGAAACAACAGGCGATGCAGAGCTATGGGCGAAAATTTATGGACCGACAGGGCAATTCGTAGGCTTATCGGATGATATCCAGGTGTTTACGTTGAATCAATTAAGAATTTCAGTGTTTGGCGAAGAGCCGGACCCGGATAAATTTAATGATTCTGGATACGATCGCGAGCTGATAAAGGCAATAGAAGCGTTACCAGAACCGCAAATTCAAGGCAAAGTAACATCAGCGAATATTTCAACGGGCAAGCAGTTCAGATTTATGGGACAGCGCTATACGCTGGATGGAGACATCATGCAAGATCTGATGGAACCTATCGTGAGACCTATACCATCAGGTCTTGATGTGATGGGGGTATTGGGGAGCAACCTGGCAGAGGATTTACTCCTTAATGTCTATAAGCCTCAAGAACGTTGGGCTGACTATCCAAGGAAATATAAAGCATTAGAAAATGAAGTAGCCAAATATCCAGAACAAATATGGAAAAGCAATCTATACAATGGCTGGCTTTGGACTATTCAATCGGAACTTAAGGAATATGATACTAATTCAGGAATGCCGATGTTTATGACCAATCTTGCTTGGAAGAGCAAATCATTAAATGCAGCATTAGGAAGCTATGCCGAGTTAAAGCATGACACCGTGTTGTACGGTAAACAACCTGCCGCTGAGATGGGGGGAGCATGGGAATATGTTAAGCAGCACTATGTAGAGCCGAATGTTGAATTATACACGAAATTGCTTTATTTGACGGACTATACACTCTCGCTTTTAGAAGAAAGAGATATGGGCAACTCGTCAATTCGCTATGGTGCTGAGCAATATGAGACGCTGCTCAAGTTCCTCATAACATGTTCAATTAAGGAGCTACGCAATGAGCCGTTAACGGATGAGGAGAATGATCGACTCCTGTGGTATGGCGGTACGATCGAGAACATTATGAATTCGTTCCTGATTGGCGTTACAGAGGTATCAGAAAACATGTCTCCAATAGAACTTAGCCATATGCTCGTCTCGGATGTCGCAACGATTTTACCTAATCAAAATAGCGCCGGTGGAGTTTTATCGTTAGGAACGGGAACATTCGATCACATTTATGTGGTCGTGCCGATCAATGGCAAATTGATGCTGTCCAGAGGCTCTGTTTACTCCTATTATGAATTCCTGAGCGATACTCGTCTGACGGATGAAGAATGGTGGTCACTGCATGGACTGAATCAGAAAACTGAAGAATATGGTCCTTATTTTGAAATCACGGATCCATCTCCGAATTTGCCGAAGCAGCCGGACTGGGTAAAGGCATTCAAATTTGACCGTAACCTTGTCGCGGTGGAACCTTTAGAGGTCAATTGGGATCAACTGAATGAATAA
- a CDS encoding LuxR C-terminal-related transcriptional regulator: MSISIVSTKLSMPAPRAKNVNRPRLIERLNDGIVKKLTLVSASAGYGKTTLVGGWLATCGRPAVWLSLDQGDNDSSRFMNHFIAALRTMDASIGEGFGDTFLHTHQSAETVMAALINELQAVTYPFVFVMDDYHIIESDSIHKAIGMLIERMPSHMHMIIATRQNPPLSLARLRVRNELMEVRATDLQFTHAEAAEFLSEVMELQLAPAEVDLLESRTEGWAAGLQLAALSLQGRYNTADFINSFTGNHSFVLDYLLEEVLLRQPIFIQAFLLRTSILDRMCSALCDALLSDMASTVPQGQETLELLERANLFIIPLDNERRWYRYHHLFADLLRQRLLRGIGQQPPDADPVVLHSRASLWHEEQGDYLEAFQHAVSAQDVERAAILVEGNGIPLHFRGTVTPVCHWLDSLPKKELDKRPQLWVIHGSVLIMMGRMSEVESKLSAAERALQGMFQDDHVRDWIGHIAATRATIAVSRHKADEILTEATRALQYLHSDNLPVRTAANWALGFAHQLRGDRVSAAKAYQDAQAASLRIGHVIIAVMSTLGLASIQEDDNLLHTAADTYRKALQLAGNPPLPVACAAYLGLARICYQRNDLEEATQLGQQAIRLAGFIEHTDQLAEAKLFMARMKLAHRDNEGAAILLAEAKQAIQHGGFEHLAPLVVELHTAILHLQGDLAVAAQAVKKDSKFSDLLLESLSEKETEVLQLIADGLSNREISERLHFALSTVKGYNRIIFDKLQVKRRTEAVARARSLGLIK; the protein is encoded by the coding sequence ATGAGTATCTCTATTGTATCTACCAAGCTTTCCATGCCCGCGCCACGGGCGAAAAATGTAAATCGTCCAAGGCTGATCGAGCGTCTGAATGATGGAATTGTCAAGAAACTGACGCTAGTTTCTGCCTCTGCCGGATACGGCAAAACAACTTTGGTTGGCGGGTGGCTCGCAACTTGCGGGCGACCCGCCGTTTGGCTGTCGCTCGACCAGGGTGACAATGATTCGAGCCGTTTTATGAATCATTTTATCGCAGCGCTGCGGACGATGGATGCGAGCATCGGAGAAGGCTTTGGCGATACGTTCCTTCATACGCATCAGTCCGCAGAAACGGTGATGGCTGCTCTTATTAACGAACTTCAAGCAGTTACTTATCCATTCGTGTTTGTTATGGACGACTATCACATCATTGAGTCAGATTCGATTCATAAAGCTATCGGAATGTTGATCGAACGTATGCCCTCACATATGCATATGATCATCGCCACACGACAGAACCCGCCGCTGTCTCTAGCGCGGCTCCGCGTTCGGAATGAATTGATGGAGGTTCGTGCCACCGACCTGCAATTCACGCATGCCGAAGCGGCCGAATTTCTGAGCGAGGTAATGGAACTCCAGCTTGCTCCAGCTGAAGTAGATTTGCTGGAGTCTCGCACGGAAGGCTGGGCAGCCGGCCTGCAGCTAGCGGCGCTCTCCTTGCAAGGTCGGTATAATACTGCGGACTTCATAAATTCCTTTACAGGAAACCATTCTTTTGTTCTTGATTATTTGCTGGAAGAAGTATTGCTACGGCAGCCGATCTTCATTCAAGCTTTTCTGTTGCGTACCTCGATACTGGATCGGATGTGCAGTGCTCTTTGCGATGCGTTGTTATCGGATATGGCATCCACTGTTCCCCAAGGACAAGAAACGCTGGAGTTACTGGAGCGCGCTAACTTGTTTATTATTCCTCTCGATAATGAGCGACGCTGGTATCGTTATCATCATCTATTCGCTGATCTGCTGAGGCAAAGATTGCTACGTGGCATCGGTCAGCAACCTCCCGATGCTGATCCGGTCGTATTGCATAGTCGTGCCAGCCTGTGGCATGAGGAACAAGGAGATTATTTGGAGGCATTTCAGCACGCTGTTTCCGCTCAGGACGTTGAACGGGCGGCCATCCTCGTTGAGGGTAACGGGATTCCACTGCACTTTCGTGGAACCGTCACACCTGTATGCCATTGGCTTGACTCGTTGCCTAAGAAGGAACTGGACAAGCGTCCTCAACTATGGGTAATTCATGGGTCTGTCTTGATAATGATGGGAAGGATGAGCGAAGTAGAATCCAAGCTGAGTGCTGCCGAGCGTGCCTTGCAAGGCATGTTCCAGGACGATCATGTGCGCGATTGGATCGGACATATCGCAGCGACCCGTGCGACAATCGCTGTTAGCCGGCACAAAGCAGATGAAATATTGACCGAGGCGACTCGTGCGCTTCAATATTTGCATTCGGATAACTTGCCAGTTCGCACCGCAGCCAACTGGGCGCTGGGATTTGCCCATCAGTTGCGGGGGGACCGCGTATCTGCCGCCAAAGCCTATCAGGATGCGCAGGCGGCAAGTCTCCGGATTGGGCATGTTATTATTGCTGTTATGAGCACGCTTGGGCTGGCCAGCATCCAAGAAGACGACAACCTGCTCCATACGGCAGCGGACACTTACAGGAAAGCATTGCAGTTGGCAGGAAACCCGCCGCTTCCTGTTGCCTGCGCGGCTTATTTGGGTTTGGCTCGGATCTGTTATCAACGTAATGATCTTGAGGAGGCTACGCAACTCGGACAACAAGCGATTCGTCTCGCGGGCTTCATCGAGCATACCGATCAATTAGCAGAGGCGAAGCTGTTTATGGCCCGAATGAAGCTGGCTCACAGGGATAATGAAGGGGCGGCCATTCTGCTCGCTGAAGCCAAGCAGGCCATTCAGCATGGCGGGTTCGAGCATCTAGCCCCGCTTGTGGTTGAATTGCATACTGCGATATTGCATCTCCAAGGAGACTTGGCTGTTGCTGCTCAAGCCGTAAAGAAAGATTCAAAGTTCAGCGATCTGCTTCTAGAATCTTTAAGTGAAAAAGAGACAGAGGTATTGCAGCTCATTGCCGACGGACTGTCAAATCGTGAAATTAGCGAGCGGCTGCATTTCGCACTTAGTACAGTGAAAGGCTACAATCGCATCATATTCGACAAACTGCAGGTCAAGCGTAGGACGGAAGCAGTGGCCCGCGCTCGTAGCCTGGGACTGATCAAATAG
- a CDS encoding methyl-accepting chemotaxis protein, producing the protein MIQNFGIVKKMVLGITLVSTVTYSTSLFFLTVVKDWVSFIPSWLFMLLTLCMGVFWTGLLGYIAAKWFIKPLLLLTDAARQAASGKLDIKMESNLNSKDEMQTLIRAFMEMINQLRDMMNFISSHSKTTDNHAKELRQAIDQATFQIEKMTSEADVISEKAENQSQSAEQLFGAVSHMTEFAQTITEDAEDARVTTHKMNQSIERSEEVFQSLVEGMHKLAELNKNSMEVVNRLNSYAEQIGSISNVVGDFAEQTHLLALNASIEAARAGDEGKGFAVVAQAVKTLAEQSTSAVKNIRELITQIQSEVGHAVVSIREQSRLSEKEALQGQASAEALGIVANEAGRVNERVVNIATQLSRQMEEIVSVLNEAKSMSHATEQIRSGVQAVFSASQQQTAVMQEIAASSESLKARASELRTQVAFFQ; encoded by the coding sequence ATGATTCAAAACTTCGGCATCGTCAAGAAGATGGTGCTAGGGATAACACTTGTCTCAACAGTAACCTATAGTACGAGTTTATTTTTTCTGACAGTGGTTAAAGATTGGGTGTCTTTCATTCCCTCATGGCTTTTCATGCTACTTACCCTTTGTATGGGCGTTTTTTGGACAGGGCTACTCGGATACATAGCAGCAAAATGGTTTATCAAACCATTGCTTTTACTCACAGATGCTGCACGCCAAGCGGCGAGTGGTAAGTTGGATATTAAAATGGAGAGCAATCTAAATTCCAAAGATGAGATGCAAACACTAATCCGAGCGTTCATGGAAATGATTAATCAGCTTAGAGATATGATGAATTTCATTAGCTCGCACTCGAAGACGACGGATAACCACGCGAAGGAGCTTCGTCAAGCGATAGATCAAGCCACCTTCCAAATTGAGAAGATGACGAGTGAAGCGGATGTCATCTCTGAGAAAGCGGAAAATCAATCTCAATCTGCGGAACAATTGTTTGGCGCTGTAAGTCATATGACTGAATTTGCTCAGACGATTACGGAAGATGCAGAAGATGCTAGAGTGACTACTCATAAAATGAACCAGTCGATCGAGCGCAGTGAAGAAGTGTTCCAATCGCTAGTTGAAGGGATGCATAAATTAGCGGAGCTGAACAAAAATTCGATGGAAGTCGTAAATCGTCTGAATAGCTATGCAGAACAAATTGGATCCATATCGAATGTTGTAGGAGACTTCGCAGAGCAGACACATTTGTTAGCCTTAAATGCTTCAATTGAAGCTGCGAGAGCCGGAGACGAAGGTAAAGGCTTTGCTGTTGTCGCACAAGCAGTGAAGACGTTAGCGGAACAAAGCACATCTGCAGTAAAAAATATACGCGAGTTGATAACGCAAATTCAAAGCGAAGTTGGCCATGCTGTTGTGAGTATTCGTGAACAATCCCGTTTGTCTGAGAAAGAAGCCTTGCAAGGCCAAGCTTCGGCAGAGGCGCTTGGTATTGTGGCGAATGAGGCAGGACGAGTAAATGAACGTGTTGTTAATATCGCCACACAGCTTTCGCGTCAGATGGAAGAGATCGTAAGTGTGTTGAATGAAGCTAAATCAATGTCACACGCTACTGAACAAATTCGTTCTGGCGTACAAGCGGTATTCTCTGCTAGCCAGCAGCAAACAGCGGTTATGCAGGAAATTGCTGCCTCATCTGAGTCGCTGAAGGCAAGAGCTTCTGAGCTAAGGACACAGGTCGCATTCTTTCAATAA
- the glgB gene encoding 1,4-alpha-glucan branching protein GlgB yields MQELSSLISTEDLYLFNTGQLFRAYRTFGAHAMEYQNQQGVRFVVWAPHAREVAVVGDFNSWTDDVAKLKLERFGTTGVWCGFAPGLSEGAKYKFELLNEQGQRFLKTDPFSFQSELRPKTASIVTRLDQHNWKDQSWMDWKSQHPPYEQPMLVYEVHLGSWRIYGPEQYRTYAQLADELVDYVKEMGYTHIELMPITEHPLDQSWGYQVTGYYGATSRYGHPQGLKLLIDRCHQEGIGVLLDWVPGHFCKDDHGLRLFDGTPLYEDSDSRRAEKPLWGTLTFDFAKPEVQSFLLSSALFWLDVYHIDGLRVDAVASMIDLHFDKPQSMKTYNRYGGTEHIEALNFLRKLNETVFQYYPFTLMMAEDSSSYPAVTQPTYLGGLGFNYKWNMGWMNDMLRYMEIDPSERSSHHSLITFSLLYAFSENYILPLSHDEVVHGKRSLLHKMPGSYEEKFANLRLFYAYWMTHPGKKLLFMGGEFGQFDEWKDFTELDWSVLQYPMHSNMQRYVKDLNHVYLRNEVLWSQDHVHQGFEWIDVNNAEQCILSFQRTGKQLDSTLVTVCNFSRNTHPIYRIGVPIDGTYRLLMNSDDAQYGGSGIHFVSEVQADSIPIHGKSFSIEVPVPALSVQLWKKE; encoded by the coding sequence ATGCAGGAGCTGTCGAGCCTGATCTCGACTGAAGACCTGTACTTGTTCAATACGGGACAGCTGTTCCGTGCCTACCGAACCTTCGGGGCTCACGCGATGGAATATCAAAATCAGCAAGGTGTACGATTCGTCGTCTGGGCGCCACATGCTAGAGAAGTTGCAGTTGTAGGTGATTTCAATAGCTGGACTGACGATGTGGCCAAGCTCAAGCTAGAGCGGTTTGGGACAACGGGTGTCTGGTGCGGGTTTGCACCGGGTTTAAGTGAGGGCGCGAAATATAAGTTCGAGCTATTGAACGAACAGGGTCAAAGATTTTTGAAAACAGATCCTTTCAGTTTTCAAAGTGAATTACGTCCGAAGACCGCTTCGATTGTCACACGATTAGATCAACACAACTGGAAAGATCAAAGCTGGATGGATTGGAAGAGTCAACATCCGCCTTATGAACAGCCTATGCTCGTCTACGAAGTCCATTTGGGCTCATGGAGAATCTATGGACCAGAGCAATATCGCACCTATGCACAACTAGCAGATGAGCTTGTCGACTATGTCAAAGAGATGGGATATACCCATATCGAGCTAATGCCAATAACCGAACACCCACTTGATCAATCTTGGGGTTATCAAGTTACAGGTTATTACGGAGCGACTAGCCGTTATGGTCATCCTCAGGGACTCAAGTTGCTCATTGATCGTTGTCATCAAGAAGGAATTGGCGTATTGCTAGATTGGGTACCGGGTCATTTTTGCAAAGATGATCATGGCTTAAGGTTGTTTGATGGTACACCTCTCTATGAAGACTCGGATAGCAGACGTGCGGAGAAGCCTCTCTGGGGCACACTTACGTTTGACTTCGCTAAACCAGAAGTACAAAGCTTTCTCTTGTCTAGTGCATTGTTTTGGCTCGATGTCTATCATATTGATGGATTACGAGTAGACGCTGTTGCCAGCATGATTGATTTACACTTCGATAAACCACAATCTATGAAAACCTACAACCGCTATGGCGGTACAGAGCATATTGAAGCGTTGAATTTTTTGCGCAAGCTGAATGAAACTGTCTTTCAATATTACCCTTTCACACTCATGATGGCAGAAGATTCATCCTCCTACCCTGCAGTCACACAGCCTACATACCTCGGAGGACTAGGATTCAATTACAAATGGAATATGGGCTGGATGAACGACATGCTCCGCTATATGGAGATAGATCCATCCGAACGTTCCTCTCACCACTCACTCATCACCTTTTCACTTCTATATGCTTTTTCCGAAAATTACATTTTACCTCTTTCACACGATGAAGTTGTTCACGGCAAACGCTCTCTACTACATAAAATGCCGGGCTCCTACGAAGAAAAATTCGCTAACCTCAGACTTTTTTATGCTTATTGGATGACACACCCGGGCAAGAAATTGTTGTTCATGGGTGGAGAGTTCGGTCAATTCGACGAATGGAAAGACTTCACTGAACTGGATTGGTCTGTTTTGCAATACCCGATGCACAGTAACATGCAACGTTATGTTAAAGATTTGAATCATGTATATCTTCGCAATGAAGTGCTTTGGTCGCAAGATCATGTTCATCAAGGCTTTGAGTGGATTGATGTCAATAATGCGGAGCAATGCATCTTAAGCTTTCAACGCACAGGGAAACAGCTCGACTCTACGCTTGTCACTGTATGCAATTTTTCTCGCAACACGCATCCTATCTATCGAATTGGTGTTCCAATAGACGGCACATATCGCTTGCTGATGAATAGTGATGATGCCCAGTATGGCGGATCAGGCATCCACTTTGTTTCCGAAGTGCAGGCGGACTCTATTCCCATACACGGCAAGTCGTTCAGCATCGAAGTTCCTGTTCCTGCTCTGTCCGTACAACTATGGAAAAAGGAGTGA